From the Natrarchaeobaculum aegyptiacum genome, one window contains:
- a CDS encoding pyruvoyl-dependent arginine decarboxylase yields the protein MSLIRVVWGSATGPTAMSSYDAALADAGVENYNLVSVSSVIPADVDVEAVGTAPDLGPAGERLTVVESRATTVGPGRVSAALAWSQSVDGGPGLFYETSGETDPENVERAVLEGLAAGQELRDWEFDEPNVVVESSDADAGTYTTALALAVYGDSEPIL from the coding sequence ATGAGCCTGATTCGAGTCGTCTGGGGATCGGCCACGGGGCCGACCGCCATGTCCTCCTACGACGCCGCCCTCGCCGACGCTGGCGTCGAGAACTACAACCTCGTCTCGGTATCGTCGGTGATCCCCGCCGATGTCGACGTCGAGGCCGTCGGCACCGCGCCCGATCTCGGGCCGGCCGGTGAGCGCCTGACAGTAGTCGAGTCCCGAGCGACGACCGTCGGTCCCGGACGCGTCAGCGCTGCACTCGCGTGGTCCCAGTCCGTCGACGGTGGGCCGGGGCTGTTCTACGAAACCTCGGGCGAGACCGATCCCGAAAACGTCGAGCGAGCCGTTCTCGAGGGGCTGGCCGCCGGACAGGAACTGCGCGACTGGGAGTTCGACGAGCCGAACGTCGTCGTCGAGAGCAGCGACGCCGACGCCGGCACCTACACGACCGCGCTGGCGCTCGCGGTCTACGGCGACAGCGAACCGATCCTGTAG